One genomic window of Eptesicus fuscus isolate TK198812 chromosome 6, DD_ASM_mEF_20220401, whole genome shotgun sequence includes the following:
- the SOX30 gene encoding transcription factor SOX-30 isoform X2 — MERARPEPSPQPRQLPRATPPRPLRPAPPQLPVEGTPFRPQSPPAPCAAAIATVASPCGEVPASGVQPSVRRLLQVKPEQVLLLPPGPPLPPAGDEDAAAASPAQARLLQLRPEVLLLPPPPPPTSEGAPCKPELHPVPPRVLQVKAEKQELGPGLDPSVGPRRAVEASPRASRTAKVEGPGSALDSRRGDQKKSKLEAEEVMRAAEKGGEGKSLMTAIRERIIKTEEPERLHEDCRLDREPASNGLVHGSKEVILAQPSSAFGPHQQDLRIPLTLHTVSPGAQIQFQGPPPSELIRLTKVPLTPVPIKMQSLLEPSVKIETKDVPLTVLPSDAGIPDTPFSKDRNGHVKRPMNAFMVWARIHRPALAKANPAANNAEISVQLGLEWNKLSEEQKKPYYDEAQKIKEKHREEFPGWVYQPRPGKRKRFPLSVSNVFSGTTQNITSPNPTTIYPYRSPTYSVVIPSLQNTIIHPVARVPIVGLPLAMEIFQVQCQNALVIMKTGTKNMRLCFQL, encoded by the exons ATGGAGAGAGCCAGGCCCGAGCCGTCGCCTCAGCCACGCCAACTGCCGCGGGCGACCCCGCCGCGTCCGCtgcgccccgctccgccccagcTGCCAGTCGAGGGCACCCCCTTTCGCCCTCAGTCGCCCCCAGCCCCGTGCGCGGCCGCCATCGCGACCGTGGCCTCGCCGTGCGGGGAAGTACCGGCGTCGGGCGTACAGCCCTCCGTACGGCGGCTGCTACAGGTGAAGCCGgagcaggtgctgctgctgccgccaggGCCACCACTGCCTCCGGCCGGGGACGAagacgccgccgccgcctcgcccGCGCAGGCGCGGCTGCTGCAGTTGAGGCCggaggtgctgctgctgccgccgccgccaccgcccacATCCGAGGGCGCACCCTGCAAGCCCGAGTTGCACCCGGTGCCGCCCCGGGTGCTGCAGGTCAAGGCGGAGAAGCAGGAGCTGGGGCCCGGCTTGGATCCCTCCGTGGGGCCTCGGAGGGCTGTCGAGGCGAGCCCGAGGGCCTCCAGGACGGCCAAGGTGGAAGGCCCTGGGTCGGCCCTGGACAGTCGCCGAGGGGACCAGAAGAAGAGCAAGTTGGAGGCGGAGGAGGTCATGAGGGCCGCGGAGAAAGGCGGGGAAGGCAAAAGCCTGATGACGGCCAtcagagaaagaatcatcaaaaCGGAGGAGCCCGAGAGACTCCACGAGGACTGCAGACTCGACAGGGAGCCCGCGTCTAATGGGCTGGTCCATGGCAGCAAGGAGGTCATCCTGGCCCAGCCGTCCAGCGCCTTTGGGCCGCACCAGCAAGACCTCAGGATCCCTTTGACTCTCCACACGGTCTCCCCTGGGGCCCAGATCCAATTTCAGGGACCTCCACCTTCAGAGCTGATACGATTGACCAAGGTCCCCTTGACACCGGTGCCTATTAAAATGCAATCCTTACTGGAGCCTTCTGTAAAAATTGAAACCAAAGATGTCCCGCTCACCGTGCTTCCCTCAGATGCAG GAATACCAGATACTCCCTTCAGTAAAGACAGAAATGGCCATGTGAAGCGACCCATGAATGCATTTATGGTTTGGGCAAGGATCCACCGGCCAGCACTAGCCAAAGCTAACCCAGCAGCTAACAATGCAGAAATCAGTGTCCAGCTTGGGTTAGAGTGGAACAAACTTAGTGAAGAACAAAAGAAACCTTATTATGATGAAGcacaaaagattaaagaaaagcacagagaggAATTTCCTG GTTGGGTTTATCAGCCTCGGCCAGGGAAGCGAAAACGCTTCCCTCTAAGTGTTTCCAATGTATTTTCTGGTACCACACAGAACATCACCTCTCCAAATCCTACAACCATTTATCCTTACCGATCCCCTACCTACTCTGTGGTAATTCCCAGCCTACAAAACACCATCATTCATCCAGTTG